In the Anguilla anguilla isolate fAngAng1 chromosome 7, fAngAng1.pri, whole genome shotgun sequence genome, one interval contains:
- the si:ch211-272n13.3 gene encoding ankyrin repeat domain-containing protein 26 isoform X5 has product MKKIFSFAKKKKGFSPNSSDTGSVLSVGYEIKEKDLSKIHKAASSGDLSKLKQLAKKNDLSQLDKENRTPLHIACANGHVEIVQFLVESKAKLNLCDNQNRSPLMKAVQCQQERCVVTLLEHNADPNLVDINGNTALHLAALIPSISMAVQLLEHEANVNAQNKDGCTPLTLAVTENHVEMAEFLLKEGADVNAADQGERTSLMIAACNGQISMVRLLLRYNADVTIKDEKGWTSDDYAVMNGHHACSHLIIEHGTKGKTQPSPSHFASTGKKPAAVLGSPRHMAQAGPALGQPATDREELQLSGAAEAGKVDEDDSQAESISRASRRGAGDSWPSSDEDDLDFSPKKTQKPNLKKLMSASQKGRTDVIADVDRSSSESQSEQESEGEAKRNSSLPVALPPTIALPNPASSSSPSFCKPPQATSTPPSHCKKDGISTEDDEEDEDEEEDDDDDDDEETKEDENEENKSREVPDINTNAQDGQKSHGASVKQKSNPKDVKRDFLSELGLEGGEEEEDSPWDSESGSDSPGKLQGVAHTPVKAHKVMASISEEKNEDLQDGGLEKKPVLKAQPAPVLPKPAEPKDDAVKNKDLMEELGLDDADDLEDASDWDTASTASRTIAGRKLASPSGEEPGERLPAAQSKAQGPPSPTARTPPLPSPRSSNPSATLQPQPHPRARRLLPATAESEEESDWDSESGTPASSPRKTGKLQPNLPEDKAISKPDILPHPRQLSPEDGGSRGSVESKEEPHKERHAVDTSGLDVSNPTHVTPGESHSRSTQEEEGTRTGDKASEPWEKRYEKIWVEIEKREVKSQFKSVAAELKEKFGETQKDAGEPTLNAGSGEDEDEHGEGDAPFRTAEEESSEEEEIIRPAARAKSLVLLPIPEQRESGLEDSATEPAESPQSERRARRQSGSPQDPCSAESSQRGEPDRITEKQENKQFPALRLPGSDLKDSDTDLDVDAGNCRERKKELDSEESSISEPKLKLHPSKESKLCASAQRTHNETEAEAEDSEPSPSPSLHTNPSASLRYSDEELEEDRHRFQREVGKLRVALLDLEKEKAQLRKEVGTEKKSIISEVQRPGGLWDGEGSSRQSVQESQVVKPPQTSRKQQLSEKGNGVTPKDKTREGLPQRDSPKSPKSGSAASKQEGDGVNTGERSAQRPPPRPRQAAHANGDPLSVFDDSTVSDASEDDGRSAAAGNRGNKEASEREMADDLDELTQSSDTPTEDEVSPTSGYRNASLLIQQLDSSSVDSVSMVKLQNMFHEYERTIQRERGRYSLLADKVSRLEKDRAELRRALEETREGRSVLERRQVELETDLNNLKFALKQEQEKHRNAAMLYDKSREQLRKKEEQQRAEAEERQRTELAMRNLELEMRALVNNMKQLEEDRNEAQRMLNQERSARALQEGVLSSHLRKQKEIEEENRRNFNKSSEAMSQLSEASDRERELMQQSRGLQEEVTSLQMELERARSHSRQEEGRLSEESEALRERLEDVRRDLKLSEEALAQTVFQCNSQLSGLKAEASVAAAKLEHERQAREKLEAEAESARARLASALQEVERSQAGRAEAERALQRERDERQRAREKLDAEAAAQRDAVHGLSQRLGKAEAKANGLENECHRSALALTEKTLLLETAEREREQALARLAERDAALLAEREQRSKAAARQEALQERLGQAQSENMLLRQQLEEAHSRGAVKERAVSDAQERFGDMLAKLRSDSEERVHMVEERSRELAEKNTELREQVRKQEQENAEREAKLRQLQQELADSLKKLSMSEASLEVNTRYRSDLEDEKLRLQKEMDRLKGKLQESEEQFVQSERRVHSLKSTLDDKEREIIASSQKLQEVLSASTAAEKTIKQLEEAVQRLEIENARLEAGAKQQTNRIEVLQKGAQEAALPSDSSPGGMVRNRLEGLVTDLQGAKINLEDQLSREVQKQSVLSHNAQGSHQLWEEELKSRSRLGLRLAELEKEKEDLSTQMDIERKKVKKIAEQKKSVDVRLEQEMKRNTDLQKEMYRLRTLVKTAKKKLREQDSGDVASPLSSLRGEMGHRQMDADAAVGRMKVDELSLQLEKEALKCSRLEAVNGELKEQLSSLRSLSKSHERLERSKRQLEEEVSGLRRQMETSMMDQSQAEQYRRETEERARQEIRHKLEEVNLFLQTQAASQEALEQIKAANEASLRSQLEQRVRDLDSELSRLRTSQQDSLSQRESTKTELERYRELYGEELRLRKSLGAKLERSNERLAEANGRLLSERQRSKSLITSGIVNGGLAGPSLDMGPLGSVGAYGATLGPLNRSLSLGGSFLNPVGEGHNSRVEAYLAKMQSELEKNISKELDHAAAELEGGSARLSPVGSAAGSQKTLNVDQDPVTRATQQYLEVLKKNYMI; this is encoded by the exons AAGAAAACAG AACACCTCTACACATCGCCTGTGCTAATGGACACGTTGAGATTGTGCAGTTCTTGGTGGAGAGCAAAGCCAAGCTGAACCTATGTGACAATCAGAACAGATCCCCGTTAATGAAG GCAGTGCAGTGCCAGCAGGAGCGCTGTGTGGTCACCCTTTTGGAGCACAATGCTGACCCCAACCTGGTGGACATCAATGGGAACACTGCCTTGCACCTGGCTGCCCTCATCCCCTCCATCTCCatggctgtgcagctgctggAGCACGAAGCCAACGTCAATGCCCAGAACAAG GACGGTTGCACCCCTCTGACTCTGGCTGTGACAGAAAACCATGTCGAAATGGCAGAGTTCCTCCTGAAGGAGGGAGCAGACGTGAATGCGGCTGACCAGGGTGAAAG GACGTCTTTGATGATTGCTGCTTGTAACGGCCAGATCAGCATGGTGCGCCTGCTCTTGCGGTACAATGCAGACGTAACGATAAAGGACGAGAAAGGGTGGACATCTGATGACTACGCGGTCATGAATGGTCACCATGC GTGTTCGCATCTGATAATTGAACATGGAACAAAGGGGAAGACTCAGCCATCGCCCTCTCATTTCGCTTCGACCGGAAAGAAGCCGGCGGCCGTATTGGGCAGCCCACGGCACATGGCTCAGGCAGGCCCTGCCCTAGGGCAACCAGCCACTGACAGAGAAG AACTGCAGCTGTCAGGAGCAGCTGAAGCAGGCAAAG ttGATGAAGATGATTCACAGGCAGAATCTATCAGTAG AGCATCACGTAGAGGCGCTGGTGATTCATGGCCTTCTTCAGATGAAGATGACTTAGACTTCAGCCCAAAG aaaacacaaaagccaAACCTAAAGAAACTAATGAGTGCCTCACAAAAGGGCAGGACTGATG TGATAGCAGATGTGGATAGATCCTCAAGTGAATCCCAGTCTGAGCAGGAGAGTGAGGGTGAAGCCAAGAGAaactcctccctccctgtggCTTTACCCCCGACTATCGCCCTCCCCAACCCAGCATCCTCATCTTCCCCATCCTTTTGTAAACCTCCTCAGGCAACTTCCACCCCTCCCAGCCACTGTAAAAAg GATGGCATTTCCACTGAAGACGATGAGGAAGACgaggatgaagaagaagatgatgatgacgatgatgatgaagaaaCCAAAGAGGATGAGAATGAAGAGAACAAAAGTAGAGAGGTTCCTGATATTAATACAAATGCTCAGGATGGTCAGAAGTCACATGGTGCCAGTGTAAAACAGAAAAGTAACCCTAAAGATGTCAAAAGAG ATTTCCTGTCAGAATTGGGcctggagggaggagaggaggaggaggattcGCCCTGGGACTCTGAG tctggctctgacagtCCAGGGAAACTGCAAGGTGTGGCCCACACCCCTGTGAAGGCACATAAAGTGATGGCCAGCATTTCAGAGGAGAAAAATGAAG ATTTGCAAGATGGTGGTTTGGAAAAGAAG CCAGTATTAAAAGCCCAGCCAGCACCTGTCTTACCCAAACCAGCTGAACCTAAAGATGATGCTGTCAAAAACAAAG ATTTAATGGAAGAACTTGGTTTGGATGATGCTGATGATCTTGAAG ATGCTTCGGACTGGGACACAGCGAGCACCGCCAGCCGGACCATCGCTGGGCGCAAGCTGGCCTCGCCCTCGGGAGAGGAGCCCGGCGAGAGGCTGCCTGCCGCTCAGAGCAAAGCCCAGGGTCCCCCCAGCCCGACGGCCCGAACCCCCCCACTGCCCAGCCCCCGTTCCTCAAACCCCTCCGCAACACTACAGCCTCAGCCACATCCCCGTGCCAGGAGACTTCTACCTGCCACAGCAGAGAGCGAGGAAG AGTCTGACTGGGATTCAGAAAGCGGTACCCCTGCCTCTAGTCCGAGAAAGACTGGAAAACTACAGCCAAATCTGCCTGAAGATAAAGCCATATCTAAGCCAG ACATCCTGCCGCACCCACGTCAGCTCAGCCCTGAGGATGGAGGGAGCAGAGGCAGTGTGGAGTCAAAGGAGGAGCCGCACAAG GAGAGGCATGCCGTAGATACCTCAGGGTTAGACGTGAGTAACCCCACCCACGTCACCCCTGGGGAGTCGCACAGTCGATCGACTCAGGAGGAAGAGGGCACCAGGACAGGAGATAAAGCTAGCGAGCCGTGGGAAAAGCGCTATGAGAAGATATGGGTGGAGATCGAGAAGAGGGAGGTGAAATCACAGTTCAAGAGCGTCGCGGCTGAGCTAAAGGAGAAGTTCGGGGAAACGCAGAAGGATGCCGGCGAGCCCACCCTTAACGCGGGCAGCggagaggatgaggatgagcaTGGGGAGGGAGACGCTCCGTTCAGGACAGCGGAGGAAGAGtccagtgaggaagaggagataaTTCGACCTGCTGCCAGAGCTAAGAGCTTAGTCCTGCTGCCCATTCCTGAACAGAGAGAATCGGGGCTGGAGGACTCAGCGACTGAGCCAGCAGAGAGCCCTCAGTCTGAGAGGAGAGCACGGCGACAGTCTGGCTCACCACAAGACCCTTGCAGTGCTGAGAGCAGCCAGCGGGGGGAGCCTGACCGCATTACAGAAAAGCAGGAGAACAAGCAATTTCCTGCTCTGCGCCTACCAGGAAGTGACCTCAAAGACAGTGACACTGACCTTGATGTTGACGCTGGGAACTGCcgtgaaaggaaaaaagaactTGACTCTGAAGAAAGCTCCATCAGTGAACCCAAACTCAAACTCCACCCCAGCAAGGAGTCGAAACTGTGCGCATCTGCTCAAAGAACACACAACGAAACCGAAGCAGAGGCGGAGGATTCTGAACCAAGCCCATCCCCCTCCCTGCACACCAACCCCTCAGCCTCCCTGCGCTACTCTgacgaggagctggaggaggatcGGCACAGGTTCCAGCGCGAGGTAGGGAAGCTAAGGGTGGCCCTCCTGGAtttggagaaggagaaggcgCAGCTGCGGAAAGAG GTTGGCACGGAAAAGAAAAGCATTATTTCCGAGGTGCAAAGACCAGGTGGATTGTGGGATGGTGAAGGCTCAAGCAGACAGTCTGTGCAGGAGTCACAGGTGGTGAAACCTCCTCAGACCAGCCGAAAACAGCAGCTGAGTGAGAAGGGAAACGGGGTCACTCCAAAGGACAAGACCAGGGAAGGTCTTCCACAAAGGGATTCGCCTAAAAGTCCAAAGAG TGGCAGCGCGGCCTCGAAGCAGGAAGGCGACGGTGTGAATACAGGCGAAAGGAGCGCTCAGCGGCCCCCGCCCAGGCCCCGGCAAGCGGCCCACGCTAATGGAGACCCGCTCTCTGTGTTTGATGATAGTACTGTGAGCGACGCCTCGGAGGATGATGGAag gtCTGCAGCCGCAGGAAATCGTGGAAACAAG GAGGCCAGTGAGAGGGAGATGGCAGATGACTTGGATGAGCTCACTCAGTCCTCCGACACCCCCACCGAGGACGaggtctcccccacctcaggGTACCGCAACGCCTCCCTTCTCATCCAGCAGCTCGATTCCTCCTCAGTAG ACTCTGTGAGCATGGTGAAGCTGCAGAACATGTTCCACGAATATGAGCGGACCATCCAGCGAGAGAGGGGGCGCTATAGTCTGCTGGCAGACAAGGTGTCCCGGCTAGAGAAAGACCGGGCGGAGCTGAGGCGGGCCCTGGAGGAGACCCGGGAGGGCCGGTCTGTCCTGGAGCGCCGCCAGGTGGAGCTGGAGACTGACCTCAATAACCTCAA GTTTGCTCtgaagcaggagcaggagaagcaCAGGAACGCGGCCATGCTGTACGACAAGAGCCGGGAGCAGCTCCGCAagaaggaggagcagcagcgggCCGAGGCGGAGGAGCGGCAGAGGACGGAGCTGGCCATGAGGAACCTGGAGCTGGAGATGAGGGCGCTCGTCAACAACATGAAGCAG CTGGAGGAGGACCGCAACGAGGCCCAGCGGATGCTGAACCAGGAGCGGAGCGCCCGGGCACTGCAGGAGGGCGTGCTCAGCTCCCACCTGCGCAAACAGAAGGAGATCGAGGAGGAGAACCGCAGGAACTTCAACAAAAGCAGCGAG GCCATGTCCCAGCTGTCGGAGGCCAGCGACCGGGAGAGGGAGCTGATGCAGCAGAGCCGcggcctgcaggaggaggtgacGTCGCTGCAGATGGAGCTGGAGCGCGCGCGCTCCCACAGCCGCCAGGAGGAGGGCCGCCTCTCCGAGGAGAGCGAGGCCCTGCGGGAGCGGCTGGAGGACGTGCGGCGGGACCTGAAGCTGAGCGAGGAGGCGCTGGCGCAGACCGTCTTCCAGTGCAACAGCCAGCTGAGCGGCCTGAAGGCCGAGGCCTCGGTGGCCGCCGCCAAGCTGGAGCACGAGCGTCAGGCCCGCGAGAAGctggaggcggaggcggagtcGGCGCGGGCGCGGCTGGCCTCCGCCCTCCAGGAGGTGGAGCGCAGCCAGGCGGGGCGGGCGGAGGCGGAGCGCGCCCTCCAGCGGGAGCGGGACGAGCGGCAGCGGGCGCGAGAGAAGCTGGACGCCGAGGCGGCCGCCCAGCGCGACGCCGTCCACGGGCTCTCCCAGCGGCTGGGCAAGGCCGAGGCCAAGGCCAACGGCCTGGAGAACGAGTGCCACCGCTCGGCCCTGGCGCTCACCGAGAAGACCCTGCTGCTGGAGACGGCCGAGCGCGAGCGCGAGCAGGCCCTGGCCCGGCTGGCCGAGCGCGacgccgccctgctggccgaGCGGGAGCAGCGCAGCAAGGCGGCGGCCAGGCAGGAGGCGCTGCAGGAGCGGCTGGGCCAGGCGCAGAGCGAGAACATGCTCCTCCgccagcagctggaggaggcgcaCAGCCGGGGCGCGGTGAAGGAGCGCGCCGTGTCGGACGCGCAGGAGCGCTTCGGCGACATGCTGGCCAAGCTGCGCTCCGACAGCGAGGAGCGCGTGCACATGGTGGAGGAGCGGAGCCGGGAGCTGGCTGAGAAGAACACGGAGCTCCGCGAGCAGGTCCGcaagcaggagcaggagaacgCCGAGAGAGAG GCCAAGCTgaggcagctgcagcaggagctggcCGACTCGCTGAAGAAGCTGTCCATGTCTGAGGCCTCGCTGGAGGTGAACACCCGTTACCGTAGCGACCTGGAGGACGAGAAGCTGCGCCTGCAGAAGGAGATGGACAGGCTGAAGGGAAAG CTGCAGGAGAGTGAGGAGCAGTTTGTCCAATCGGAGAGGAGAGTCCACAGCTTGAAGAGCACCCTGGACGACAAAGAGCGAGAGATCATCGCCTCGTCTCAGAAACTGCAGGAGGTCCTCTCAGCTTCCACGGCGGCAGAAAAGACAATcaagcagctggaggaggcggtGCAGCG TTTGGAGATTGAGAACGCCCGGCTGGAGGCCGGCGCCAAGCAGCAAACCAACAGAATCGAGGTGCTGCAGAAGGGAGCCCAGGAGGCCGCACTG CCATCAGATTCATCGCCTGGCGGAATG GTGAGGAACCGTTTGGAGGGTTTGGTCACAGACCTACAAGGAGCAAAGATTAATTTGGAAGATCAGCTCAGTCGAGAG GTCCAGAAGCAGAGTGtgctatcccacaatgcacagggCTCACACCAGTtgtgggaggaggagctgaagagccGCTCCAGGCTGGGCCTTCGATTGGCTGAGctagagaaggagaaagaagatCTCTCAACTCAG ATGGATATTGAGCGAAAGAAGGTGAAGAAGATCGCAGAGCAGAAAAAGTCTGTAGACGTCAGACTGGAGCAGGAGATGAAGCGAAACACAGACCTGCAGAAAGAAATGTACAG GTTGAGGACTCTGGTGAAAACTGCCAAAAAGAAGCTACGGGAGCAGGACTCGGGGGACGtggcctcccccctcagcagcCTCCGAGGGGAGATGGGCCACAGACAGATGGACGCGGACGCCGCCGTCGGCAGGATGAAG GTGGACGAGCTCTCGCTACAGCTGGAGAAGGAGGCTCTGAAATGCAGCCGGCTGGAGGCCGTCAACGGCGAGCTGAAGGAGCAGCTCTCCTCCCTCAGGAGCCTGAGCAAGAGCCACGAGAGGCTGGAGAGGAGCAAgaggcagctggaggaggaggtgtcGGGCCTGCGGAGGCAGATGGAGACCAGCATGATGGACCAGAGCCAGGCTGAGCAGTACCGCCGTGAAACCGAGGAGCGGGCCCGGCAGGAGATCAGACACAAGCTGGAGGAGGTCAACCTCTTCCTGCAG ACACAGGCAGCCTCTCAGGAGGCTCTGGAGCAGATCAAAGCAGCCAATGAGGCGAGCCTCCGCAGCCAGCTGGAGCAGCGAGTCCGGGACCTGGACAGCGAGCTGAGCCGGCTCAGGACCAGCCAGCAGGACAGCCTCTCCCAGAGGGAGTCCACCAAGACCGAGCTGGAGCGCTACCGCGAGCTCTACGGCGAGGAGCTTCGGCTCCGCAAGTCCCTGGGTGCCAAACTAGAGAG GTCTAACGAGAGGCTAGCGGAGGCTAACGGCAGGCTGTTGAGCGAGCGCCAGCGCAGCAAGTCCCTCATCACCAGCGGTATCGTCAACGGTGGCCTGGCTGGGCCCTCCCTGGACATGGGCCCGCTGGGCTCTGTGGGGGCC